A genome region from Neisseria meningitidis includes the following:
- a CDS encoding methyltransferase has translation MSSFIFPDNGFEWRNESLQKPPKGWHYVRESGANGILKAAYQNIATVWQGDFHNAKQVLSAMKKKVRKPAAVRSDADIAALFHAHRMKQAQQSRILNMLAVEIRPGFVLDNKRAPDIRAALLDVYGEADGKPFFLPLNLLLGFMGAHEWHKKGVAVPQLGGSIHVPFGVFSPLRGEYLDLLAHAPSTGFQTAFDIGTGSGVLAAILAKQGIPSVIGTDTNPKAVACARANIARLGFEKQVEIRETDLFPEGFADLIVCNPPWLPAKPTSAVESALYDPESAMLAAFLRDAPKHLNPDGEIRLIISDLAEHLGLRPADFLEKAFIRAGLRVADMMKTKPKHKKAANPSDPLAFARTRETTFLYRLKKA, from the coding sequence ATGTCTTCTTTTATTTTTCCCGATAACGGGTTCGAATGGCGCAACGAAAGTCTGCAAAAGCCGCCCAAAGGTTGGCATTATGTCCGCGAAAGTGGTGCAAACGGCATTTTGAAGGCTGCCTATCAAAATATTGCAACTGTCTGGCAGGGCGATTTCCACAATGCCAAACAGGTGCTTTCCGCAATGAAGAAGAAGGTCCGCAAACCTGCCGCCGTCCGTTCCGATGCGGATATCGCCGCCCTTTTCCACGCCCACCGTATGAAGCAGGCGCAGCAGAGCCGTATTCTGAATATGCTTGCCGTTGAAATCCGCCCCGGTTTTGTGTTGGACAACAAACGCGCGCCCGATATACGCGCCGCCCTGCTCGACGTGTACGGAGAGGCGGACGGCAAACCGTTTTTCCTGCCGCTCAATCTGCTGCTGGGGTTTATGGGTGCGCACGAGTGGCATAAGAAAGGGGTTGCCGTTCCGCAGCTGGGCGGCAGCATACACGTTCCTTTCGGCGTATTCTCGCCGTTGCGCGGCGAATACCTCGACCTGCTCGCCCATGCGCCGTCAACGGGTTTTCAGACGGCATTCGATATCGGGACAGGCTCCGGCGTGCTTGCCGCCATTTTGGCGAAACAGGGCATTCCTTCCGTCATCGGCACGGATACCAATCCGAAAGCCGTCGCCTGCGCCCGTGCCAATATTGCCCGTTTGGGCTTTGAAAAACAGGTTGAGATACGGGAAACCGATCTGTTTCCCGAAGGGTTTGCCGATCTGATTGTCTGCAATCCGCCCTGGCTTCCCGCCAAGCCGACTTCCGCCGTCGAATCCGCGTTATACGACCCCGAATCTGCGATGCTGGCTGCGTTTTTGCGGGATGCGCCGAAACATCTGAATCCCGACGGAGAAATCCGCCTGATTATTTCCGACCTTGCAGAGCATTTGGGGCTGCGCCCTGCCGATTTTTTGGAAAAGGCATTTATCCGGGCGGGTTTGCGTGTTGCCGATATGATGAAAACCAAGCCGAAGCACAAAAAAGCCGCGAATCCGAGCGATCCGCTTGCTTTTGCGCGAACCCGGGAAACCACTTTCCTATACCGTTTGAAAAAGGCATAA
- a CDS encoding nitric oxide synthase, whose protein sequence is MPSETFRLQTAWAWKDKAGTKNCSVLPLLAVPSVWFAVLPPYFQNMTQVFHVFFYFSR, encoded by the coding sequence ATGCCGTCTGAAACATTCCGGCTTCAGACGGCATGGGCTTGGAAAGACAAGGCGGGAACAAAAAACTGTTCTGTGTTGCCGCTCCTTGCTGTACCATCCGTATGGTTTGCGGTTCTGCCGCCCTATTTTCAAAACATGACGCAGGTATTCCATGTCTTCTTTTATTTTTCCCGATAA